From the Candidatus Nanopelagicus hibericus genome, the window ATAGCCACCATCTCTTTAGTGGCATATCTTGTTGCTAATACGTTTGGTGTGATACTCATTTGATTAAGTCCCTAACTACGATTGTTTCATCTCTGCCAGGGCCAACGCCAATAGCGCTCATTGGAGCCCCTGAAATCTTCTCTAAGAATTTCACATACTCCTGAGCATTCTTTGGAAGATCTGTAACAGATCTCGCTTTTGAAATATTCTCTTTCCAGCCAGGTAGGTACTCATATATTGGCTTGGCATGGTGAAAATCAGATTGTGAAGCAGGTAGCTCTTCAACCAGCTTGCCATCGATCTCATAAGCCACACAAACTGGAATCTTCTCCCAGCCAGTTAAGACATCTAATTTTGTTAGGAAAAAGTCAGTTAAGCCATTTACGCGAACTGCATACCTGGCAATAGGTGCGTCAAACCAACCACAGCGTCTATTGCGTCCTGTTGTAACACCAACCTCGCCACCAATTTTTCTAAGCGCCTCACCATCTTCATCAAATAACTCAGTTGGAAATGGACCACTTCCAACACGTGTTGTGTATGCCTTAAGAATTCCAATTACGCGTGTGATCTTTGTCGGACCAATTCCAGATCCAGTAGATGCTCCCCCTGCAGTTGGGTTAGAGGATGTAACAAAAGGATAAGTTCCATGATCAACATCTAATAAAGTTCCTTGAGAGCCTTCAAGTAATACAACTTTGCCTTGTTGCAAAGCTTGATCTAAAAGAAGTGAAGTATCTGTTACATAAGGTTTTAAAATTTCGGCATACCCCAAATACTCACTGATTACTTCATCAACTGTAATTCCTTTGCGATTAAAGACCTTTACCAAAATCTGATTTTTATCATGGAGTGCTGCTTCAATCTTTTGCTTTAAAATTGATTGATCAAATAGATCTTGAACTCTAATTCCAATGCGATTTATCTTGTCAGCATATGCTGGCCCAATTCCACGCCCCGTTGTGCCAATCTTTGATTTTCCTAAAAATCGCTCTGAAACCTTATCGATTGTTCGATGGTATGGTGTTATTAAATGTGCGTTAGTTGAAATCTTAAGTTTTGAGGTATTAATACCTCGCTCATTTAGCCCTTTGATTTCTTCTAGTAGAACGGCTGGATCAATTACAACACCATTACCAATTACCGGAACTACATTTGAAGATAAAATTCCGGAAGGAAGTAGGTGGAGTGCGTATTTTTGATCACCGATAACAACTGTGTGTCCTGCGTTATTGCCGCCTTGATAGCGGACTACATAATCAACTCGATCACCTAATAAATCGGTTGCTTTTCCCTTGCCCTCATCGCCCCACTGCGCACCAAGTAAAACTATTGCAGTCATTATTGAGCAACCTTACATTCTGAACTTATTTTAGTAAATTCGTAAAACAATGTGTCATTCATATTTTGATCAGCCAACAATTCTTGATATTGCTTATTCATCGAGGTGTTATCAAGAAAATTCCATTTTTTATGCCCACCTGGCTTTCCATTTGCTAACCAATACAAATGATTTGCGATTCCGTACCTTTGGACTGGAATTGATCTGAAAGTCACTCCGCTTATCTTTTTTACCATATGCTCAATAGATTCTTTGTTAAATAAGACCAGATGATTATCCCAGTAGGTAAAGTCTTGAAAAGCAGATGAATCGTATAGTTTTATGAGCGCATCATTTGAATTGGGAGTTTCTACAAAAGCTTTGCCGTTGGGCTTTAGAAGGCTAAGCATTTGTAGTAAAAAATCTAAAGGATTTTTGACATGTTCAATAACATGAAATGAGGCAACTACGTCAGCTCTATATTCAATACTATTGTTTATACTATTAGCATACTCATTAATACTAGAATAAACTTTGAGATTTTCCGAATTAAAATTATCATGATGTTTTTTTTCTGGCTCAACCCCTACGGCCGATTTTACTAAGTGCTTTGCTAATGTTAAGAACCCACCGTTGCCACTCCCTATCTCTACCAAGTTTTTGTCTTTAATTTCACTTTCCAACATGCTTAAACGTCTCAAATCATCAACTTTAGTTTCAAGTCTAGACTCCGCAAGATCTAAAACAGTATCGTGCATCAACGATTGTTCATAGTGATGTTCTGAAATATGAGTATCATTGTTAAGAAAGACAAGACCGCAGTGCGAGCACTCTAAAACTTTATTAGCAAGTATTTTTCTGTTGGTTCTAATTTTTCCTTTGCGCTGAAAAGAAATTGATCCACACAACATACAATTCAAATTATCTGTCATAAAAAAATTTCGAAGAATTCGCCAAGTAGTTCATCAAGTTTCTCCCTTGGTCATCTGTTAAATCAATGATTAAACAGGTAATTTCCTTACGGGATTACGACCAATTCCACCACATTTAGGGCGGTTTTAGAAATCACCGCCCCAATGCCTGCGCTAAATCTGCTCTAGTAGGCACCAAGCAGAAGCAACGCCTTTTTAAACAACGCCGATAGGGCCATGGTTAATGTGCCAGAGGCGAGTAGCCGCTCCAGCAGGGTAATTAAGGTGATTAAAGTGCCAGTTAACATAAAGCTCCATTTCTTTTTGTTTTAATTGCATGGGCTTTATCAGATTCATCTAGCATATCTAAAGGCTGGCACTAAATGTTTTTATCTGCTTCTAGTGGGGAAAACTTATCGCTGATAACCTCAGCCTTACTATGAGTAGTGAATCTTTTGAAAACCTATCTTATGAAGATCGCACCTTTCTTCCTTCACAAACATTTATAGATAATGCAAATGCAAAAAGTGATATTTATAAGGAGGCAGATACAGATCGCTTAGCCTTTTGGGAAAAACAAGCAAATAGATTGCATTGGAATCAAAAATGGAATCAGGTTGTTGATTGGCAACTACCTTTTGCTAAATGGTTTATCGGTGGGAAATTAAATGCCTCATATAACTGCCTGGATCGACATGTAATTGAGGGCAGGGGCAACAGAGTTGCTTTCTACTTCGAAGGTGAACCAGGAGATACTCAAACAATCACCT encodes:
- a CDS encoding adenylosuccinate synthase, with the translated sequence MTAIVLLGAQWGDEGKGKATDLLGDRVDYVVRYQGGNNAGHTVVIGDQKYALHLLPSGILSSNVVPVIGNGVVIDPAVLLEEIKGLNERGINTSKLKISTNAHLITPYHRTIDKVSERFLGKSKIGTTGRGIGPAYADKINRIGIRVQDLFDQSILKQKIEAALHDKNQILVKVFNRKGITVDEVISEYLGYAEILKPYVTDTSLLLDQALQQGKVVLLEGSQGTLLDVDHGTYPFVTSSNPTAGGASTGSGIGPTKITRVIGILKAYTTRVGSGPFPTELFDEDGEALRKIGGEVGVTTGRNRRCGWFDAPIARYAVRVNGLTDFFLTKLDVLTGWEKIPVCVAYEIDGKLVEELPASQSDFHHAKPIYEYLPGWKENISKARSVTDLPKNAQEYVKFLEKISGAPMSAIGVGPGRDETIVVRDLIK
- a CDS encoding class I SAM-dependent methyltransferase, which translates into the protein MTDNLNCMLCGSISFQRKGKIRTNRKILANKVLECSHCGLVFLNNDTHISEHHYEQSLMHDTVLDLAESRLETKVDDLRRLSMLESEIKDKNLVEIGSGNGGFLTLAKHLVKSAVGVEPEKKHHDNFNSENLKVYSSINEYANSINNSIEYRADVVASFHVIEHVKNPLDFLLQMLSLLKPNGKAFVETPNSNDALIKLYDSSAFQDFTYWDNHLVLFNKESIEHMVKKISGVTFRSIPVQRYGIANHLYWLANGKPGGHKKWNFLDNTSMNKQYQELLADQNMNDTLFYEFTKISSECKVAQ